CCATCCGGTTGATGATGAGAGTAGTTTTAAATGTTTTATCGGTGCACTTAATAACTGTCGCTTAATCAAGCGCTATCGCAATGATTTCAATGGCGAGACTCCCAACCGGTCGTTCCCAGATCACTTCATCCCCTGCCTTCGCTCCCAACAACGCTCGCCCTAGCGGCGAGCCCCAGTTGATCAGTCCACTGGTCGCATCGGCCTGGTCCTCACCTACCAGTTGCACTCGCTGTTCGTGATCATGCTCGTCGACAAAGGTTACCCAATGTCCGATTCGCACTTGATCGGATGAAGTCGGCGCAACGACCTGGGCGCTTTGCAGGCGCTGGTTGAAATAGCGCAGATCCCTTTCAATGTCCGCGATGCGCTGCTTGTCTGCCTGCTCCCCTCTGGCCGTCTGCTGGCTGTGCAGCGCCTGCAATTGGGCGACCCGGGCCTGCAATTGGGCGAGTCCGGCGGGGGTGACGTAGTTGGGTTGCGCACTGACCTGGCGTTCGACCGGTTGGTCGGCCTGGGCTGTGGCGTTGTCTTCGTTGACGAAAGCGCGACTCATGGTGTTCTCCTCTATTGGAGTTTGGGCCATGGTCGCAGGGTTTTGGTTTCGATGGATGTCTGTACGCGACTTACGGCGAGCGATAAGCCCGGGCGGCGTCCTGGTCTTTCTGTTGCTGCCAGGCCCGTTCACGTTCATCCCAATGGCGTTCGCGATAGGCATTGCGCTCTTCGCTCTCGCGCATGGCCTGGCACTGGCGGAAACCGTCGCTCCAGCCTTCGGCGTAGCGTGGATCCTTGAGATAGCGCGGCACATCTTTGCGGAATTGGCCGGTGATCACACCCGCCGCTTGCCGGCCGCTGCTGCAACCATCGTCGTAGCCGTCGGCAAACGCCGGTGGATAGCCCCGGGCGACCAGGTCTTCGTGGGTGGTTTCACAGCCACCGAGCAACATCAACATACCCAAGACCACTGCCACGCGCTTCATTTGTGCTTTCCTGCCGAATCCCGCTCATACAAGAAGTCTAGAAGTGGATTCGTCAGAAAGGCGTGAAAGCGCGGTGATTAATCCGTTCGTTGCCCAGTCCGGTCAGTAGTGGTACCACTTCACCTCGAGCATCACCTCGTTCTCCGGTGAAGCCAATTGGCTGAATTCCCGCTGGGCACTCAAGCGCAGGCCGAGGTTGCGGGACAGTTCCCACTGCTGATTCAGGCTCAGGCTACGGCGCACTTCGCCGTTGACGAAATAATCACCCTTGGCTTCCAGGCTCAGGTTGCCCAGCGGGTTTTTCCACAGCACACCGCTGTTGAAACCGGCGGCCGGGGCGATGAATTGGGCGAAGTCGTTGTTGTGCTCGACGCGTACCGTGCCCAGGGCAAAGCCCAGCATATCTTCGCCCAGCGCCCAGGTGCCGCCCGCGCCGCCGTTGACATGGCTGACCAAGGTTTCATCGTCGTGTTTGCCCGGTACCCGTTCCAGGCCGCCAGTGACCTGCCAGGACAGTGGCTGCAGCAACTCATTGCGCGGCGTCAGCGAGCGGATGGTTGCCAGGTCGAGTTGTTGCACCTGCCAGTCATTGCCTTCGTACTGGCGCAGTTTTAACTGCAGGATCTCGATCTGCGCGCCCAAGGGGAAACTTTCGGCGTTGTCGTTGAGATCGTGATAGGCCATGCGCAGGCCATACTCGCCGAACGCCCGGTCGCCTCGCGTGCCAAGGCCGGCCTGCCAGGTGCGTGATTGGTGACCGTCTTCGGGCAGGCCCGGTTGTGGGATATCGAGTTCCGGTGCGGGGTTCTGGTTGATCGCCCGCAACAGTTCGAAGCTGCGCTGGGCCCGCTGTGGATCGCGCTCCTGGCCATTGGCGCGATAACGCTCCAGGCGATAGGCCGCATCAATGATCAGCGCCTGGCGCGCTCGTGGCAGCGCCTTGAAGCCTGGGGTTTGCAGTTGTTGCTGGTCGGCGCTGACTTTAAGTACCCATTGCTGTTCATCATCGCTGAGCGGTTCGGCGCGGCTGAGCAGTTCCCGTTCCCGGGACGGTCGATACTGGATGCTTTCCACCAGGCCGGCTTCTTTTACTGCCTTGACGGTGTCGGTGGGAATCGCGGTCAGCGGGAATTGTTCGGTCAGGCGCAGGCTGGGGCGAGCCACTTGCAGCAATTCGAGCAGGCGATAGGAGCAGTTTTCGTCGAAGAAAAAATAATCGAACTGAATCTGCTTGAGTTCCCAGACGTGCTCGACCATGCGCTCGGTTTCCGCCTGGCTCAGGTTCAGGCGATATTCCCACAGGTCGCGGTTCTCCAGGCTACGGTACTCGGAGAGTTTTTCCTGGTACGGCACCAGGGCGAACAGGCCGGGATAACCGCCCATCAAGCCCTTCCAGGCATAGAGGATGCTGTTGTCCGAACCTTCGATGTAGGCGCCGAAATTGATCGCATAGCTGAGCAGGGCGGTCTTGTCGCTTTGCACGTCGGCCTGGTCGATGCGCAACAGGGTGTGACCGAACATCGAGGAGGGGCTGTTCAGGTACGCGGCGGGAAAGATCATCACCGCGCTGTGGGGCGAGACGTCCTTGAACCATTGCTTGAAGTCGCTGCAGTCGACGGCTGGCAGATTCGTCAGGTTGAGCTGGGCCTTGAGCCAGCGTGTTCGCGCCGGGTACACGCACTGGGCATGCTGCTGGCCGGCGCTGGCCGGGCCATACAGGGCTTCTAGCGTGGCGCTCAGTTCACGCGCGGGATGTTCGTTGCCATCGGGCGCGAGGAAGAATTTCTTGTCGCTGACATAGCTGCGCCAACCGCCGAGCTTGGCGGTCTCGTAGTGGCCCAGGGAAATCCAGAAGCGATCATTGGCCAGTTGCTGCAAACGTTGAGGGTCGACATGAGGCGCGGCGGACAGCGGGGCGCACACACAGAGCGCCAGCCAGGCAAGGCGTTTGAGCATAGTCGGCTACTTGGAAAGACGAAAAATAAAGACCGAAGGGGCCCCAAAAAGAAAACCCGCTCCCCGAGAGGAGCGAGTGGTGTCGAGCTTAAGCTTGAGTGGCGTACTTGGCCAGGCGAGGATCGCTTTTCAGCACGGCCAGGGTATTGGTATGCACGTCTTCGGCGGTCACGTCAGCCTTGCTGAAGATCTGCTGGAAGTGCTCGTGGGTGACAGCGGAGAAATGCGCACGGTCTTCCGGCGCTACGCCCAGTACCACGGCGTAGGTGGTCAGCGCTTCGCCCTGACCCTTGGCCATGTCTTCGGACAGCTCGTTCATCATGCCATTCATGGCCAGCCAGGACTTGCCACCGTAGGTCAGTGCCGCGTTGGTCGAGCAACCGTTGGTGCCGGATGTCATGCCGAATGTAGCGTTACCGGAAGTGCCGTTGGTGGTGGATGCCAGGAAGTGAGCCGGGGTGCCACGCTGACCTTCGAACAGCATGTTGCCCCAGCCGCAATCCGGGCCGCCCGGCGCCTGAGCCATGGCGTTGATGGATACAGCGGTGAAGAGAGTACCGAGAAGAATCCGTTTCATAGCTATGTTCTCTTTATGTGCATACCAATGGACAGGGTCTGGCGCCTTTGTGGCTTCAACCACGCGT
The sequence above is drawn from the Pseudomonas sp. St316 genome and encodes:
- a CDS encoding GreA/GreB family elongation factor yields the protein MSRAFVNEDNATAQADQPVERQVSAQPNYVTPAGLAQLQARVAQLQALHSQQTARGEQADKQRIADIERDLRYFNQRLQSAQVVAPTSSDQVRIGHWVTFVDEHDHEQRVQLVGEDQADATSGLINWGSPLGRALLGAKAGDEVIWERPVGSLAIEIIAIALD
- a CDS encoding DUF4105 domain-containing protein, which codes for MLKRLAWLALCVCAPLSAAPHVDPQRLQQLANDRFWISLGHYETAKLGGWRSYVSDKKFFLAPDGNEHPARELSATLEALYGPASAGQQHAQCVYPARTRWLKAQLNLTNLPAVDCSDFKQWFKDVSPHSAVMIFPAAYLNSPSSMFGHTLLRIDQADVQSDKTALLSYAINFGAYIEGSDNSILYAWKGLMGGYPGLFALVPYQEKLSEYRSLENRDLWEYRLNLSQAETERMVEHVWELKQIQFDYFFFDENCSYRLLELLQVARPSLRLTEQFPLTAIPTDTVKAVKEAGLVESIQYRPSRERELLSRAEPLSDDEQQWVLKVSADQQQLQTPGFKALPRARQALIIDAAYRLERYRANGQERDPQRAQRSFELLRAINQNPAPELDIPQPGLPEDGHQSRTWQAGLGTRGDRAFGEYGLRMAYHDLNDNAESFPLGAQIEILQLKLRQYEGNDWQVQQLDLATIRSLTPRNELLQPLSWQVTGGLERVPGKHDDETLVSHVNGGAGGTWALGEDMLGFALGTVRVEHNNDFAQFIAPAAGFNSGVLWKNPLGNLSLEAKGDYFVNGEVRRSLSLNQQWELSRNLGLRLSAQREFSQLASPENEVMLEVKWYHY
- a CDS encoding DUF3015 domain-containing protein; this encodes MKRILLGTLFTAVSINAMAQAPGGPDCGWGNMLFEGQRGTPAHFLASTTNGTSGNATFGMTSGTNGCSTNAALTYGGKSWLAMNGMMNELSEDMAKGQGEALTTYAVVLGVAPEDRAHFSAVTHEHFQQIFSKADVTAEDVHTNTLAVLKSDPRLAKYATQA